tgTTATCTCACTGTAATTACGTGATCAATTAGTTATCTGCTTTTTTCTTGAATATCTCTTGTCGGCAAGGTCACTAACACAGTGTCTCTATGCAAATTAGTATCATGATGTTCAGGATGCGtacaagaccatcactttcagaGTCTCATACCTAAACTGTATGATTAAATTTGAATAATCTTATGGTTATGAAGTTGGCATGTCAATCATTCCCTGTTTGAAATTCACAGCCACTCAATTGTCAAGTCTACAAAACCATGATTAATTCTTGGCCCTGCAACATTAAGCTTTATCGTTTCCTAAAGCAACCCTTTAACAAGTGGAGAAAAAAAGACATAGCTACATCTTTGAATTCTTTTCAATGTCCCCATATGTCCATTTCCACATCTCATTACAGAAGAGATATTATTAGCTTAAATAATTTACATTAGTAATCAAGGAAAATATTGTTCTAATTGCCATTATCTGGATTAGTGACCGGAACAACACAACTATATACTCATATGAAATTTATGCGGTCACCAGCAACTTAGTTCAATTTATGAGTTTGTTTTTCCAACAACATATACACCAGAAAATGAGTAAAAGAGACCATTGCCTTCAGGGTATTTTCATCCCTCTTTTGATGGCAGGTAGAGGGTATTCTTAACCGCAATGTGGGTGCCTAAGCGTTTTATTATCATGAAAAGAAGGATTCAAAGAACTACTGTATTGTATACTGCACGGAGATACACATCAGTGTATCAGGGGATCTTCCTGAAAATTATGCATCAATAAGATATCGACTCCATCTTAGTGATAAACAAGTCCCGCATaagtggtgtgtgtgtgtatgttggTATTATATCTAGAAATTCACGACTCATTGATAACCTTCTTCGTTTGTGTATTGTACGGCAAATTCTAAACTTCATAACAAATCCTTGCAAACATACATTACCAGCTAGACAGTACTTGTCACATCAAAGCCAAACACTTCATTCTATTATTCTAAAACAAATACAACCAAAGCATAACATGATAAAACAATTGCACATAAGTTTTACATTGGACTGCTGATGATTACATTATAGCACAGGCTTGGGGGTTCTCGTCACTGAATGCAGTGGTGTACCTCACCTCAGTAGAGCTGGCACGGGCCAGCTGAGAGGTACGCGGGTCAACATACTCTGTGTTACGCACATACCCAGCCGGGGCCTTCTTATCATACACACCGGGTGCATAAGGGTGATCAACCACGTCATATGGAACATATGGCCAAAGCTCCGCCTTCTTTCCTGTGCGATGAGCCACACGTGCCACCACTTTGTCGGGGTCTACATAACCAACAACAGTAAGCTTGTGCTGCTTGGGATTAATATCAACTGAACTTACACCTTTCATTCCTTCCACAGATCTTCTCACTTTCCTTTCACAACCCTCACAGTCCATCTTCACTCTAACCTCTACCGTCTGAACTCGACCAAGcaattttaattatcaaaatttaaaTGGTAAGAAATTATATGAAATACACGCTTCTAGATATAAATGAACCGCATGATATCACAAAGTCAGGATGCACAATATGAATACATAATAACATAGTTAAATTTAAGGTAAAATTTATCTTATCTCGTTTTTTTAGTCTAGTACAATTGTACCAGAATTGGTCAAGAACAAATTTTAAGCAACGACAATGGTATTTCTAGTGCTAGAAGAGGTCTAGAGTTCAATTTTTACCTCCTCATCTACCTAttcttaaaatatatataaaccaCGAAAAAGAATGCTTTTACATTCTTAATAAAACACATGAAATTCCAAGATTTGTCAAGATTAAACGCATGAAATGAATCGCGTTATGAGTTCGTTGCTACTTGTTACTGAATGACCTAGGACCATAAAACTATGGCTTTAGTGGTATTTTCAAAATCTGTTTTGACGTGTACGAAAATGCACTTCAAAGTTCAATACTACCATTTTATAACTTATTAAGTTTAAAATATTGTTTAGCCTTTGAAATGATCAAAGAGTCCAAACAAGCAAGCATCAATAGTTCAAGAAAGTTATAGATTTTGTTGCTAAAGCAGTGCATAACAGGTTGGTATATTATGGCTGTATCTCTCTTTTAGGTATCTTCTTTTTGCTAACTAAAGAAGCCATGGACCCTAACTAAAAGCTAGCAAACAAGAATTTTAAGTATAAAAAGGAATAAACTCTAGTGGACCCCAAGAAACATGTGCTACATGGGCCACCACAAGTTAGCCTGGATCATTCCTGAAACCTGTCTTCTCTCAATTTATTCATACGCAAATAATTATAATAGAAGTAGTAAATACTTGGGAAAAGAAAAAACTGTTTTTATAGAAACAAGACAAAGCAAGGAACCCCCCACGAAAGGGGGTGagtatcacatcacatcactgcCGTTCAATTTAAGGATTATTACTTGATATTCCCTCTGTCCCATTGAATTATTAACATTGTTTATAACATTGTTTATATTCTCCCTCACATAATTTGAAAAATGTTAACAATCTaatgggatggagggagtatttACCATGGATGGACGGTCTTAATGCAATCTAATGTAAGGTGATGAAGGGGGAGTCATTTTTTGCTTATGAACTTATATTTCTTGCTGCAACTAGCTGGTTGTTACAAACTAATTCTGATTTCTAATATTAAAGACTCCAATTCGGGTACAAATCATGAACTCTAGTTAAGTAATCTTTGCTAGTGCAACAAGTATATTAGTTAGtgtataattaattaaattacagACACAGTTGTTTTTGTTTCCTAGGATTCCACTAGACACATGTATCTTCAATCAACTTTGAAACACCAATAGTATCTATTTACAGAATAGAACTGTAAGTATGTTTGATGGGTCACAGTCCTATAACCTCTGCAATGCTTCCTTGATTATTAACTTATACAcaaatttatacaaattttaaCTCATGCCCATTTCTTCAAGATAATTGAGCCCTTGTAAAAGAACCAGAACCAAGACATAATATCATATATGAAGACATAACAAATAGCTTATTAGAACAACAGATCTATCTGAAGAATCAAGATTATAAAGAAAAAGAAAGGCAAACTATAATTATATCATggcatgtgtgtgtgtgtttgacATAAACTTCAAATGAAGAGAATATTGGTGGGTAAAAGGGTACCTGCAACTGCTTGCGTTTCTTGTACTTGGAGTGGCTGCTTCTGCCAGAACAATCAAACATATCAGAAATATGATCTAGTGCACCCATCCTTCTTgttttctttttcccttttttCTCAACCCTTTGTCTCTCTCAAACACACTTGGCTAGTGCAATTGTAATATCTCAACACTCACTTCTCCCATAAAAAGAACTACCCCTTTGACTCGAAAGatgtataaatgaaataaaatatctTAGACTCTTGTTTGTGTTTTGAGTTCCCGAGATCTCCTTCTTTATATAGGTCCCAGTGGGCCCCAATAATTGAATTCGAGTTTAATTATAATATATTCGAATTCTTCAAAAACGGTATGGTTcggtttttttttttttaatttgagtCGGCCGAATTTCCTTCCAAATAAGCTGGCATATTTCGGTCCGGACATTCGGGCTGTTGGGTTTTTTCAAACAattttaatattgataattttaattttattgaGTATGAAAGTAAAATTTTCTTACTTCTTTGCAATTATTATATGTGAATGTGAACATGGACTTTAAGCCAATTTAGTTAATTACTTATCTCTCCTTCCAACCTTACTAGCATAAATTCCATACGATGTACAGGTTTCGTTAATATAgtaatatttctaaaattttactgatcaaattatatcataaaattaattttaatatattcaTGTAAATATAGATGATAATAATggatttataataaaaataattaactaattgaGAAAAAGTTGTGTTTGTATTTTAGACGGATAAGTTGTGATCGTAGTTTAGCATGATAAGGACATCACTATCTGATTTTTTATCAATTTAGTAATTTAGTCAATAGAAAATATTATGAGGACGAGCGAATTTTAAAGATAATAAAGTGATAATATTGTAGACCAATAGTGATGGAAATGAGAAGATATGAGACATTTAAAATAAGTTGACTTAAATATAAGGTAGGAAAATCGATAAAAGTGATAGTAGGTATATTAAAAACGTCATAATTAAGATTTAAAGTAGTTAAATATGTGAGACTTACTAAAACTATCGTCCTTGTACTTTCAACATTGTTAACATATATAAAAACTTTTTTTAACCTACTAAAAATGGTATGAGATTTTCATGAAGAGATttcattataaaatttataatatcAACTTTTGCACTCAAATAGGTAAAAAAATTAGTTAATTTACAAATCCGACTCAAAAGTAAACATTTAGACTAAATCAACTTTACttgattaaatataaaaatataataatttaaaattattatgtTGAGCTAATAAGTTTTCATATATCATAGGGGTGTGACTGTAATTACAAAAAAAATGAATAACGACATATAGAGTTAATAGATGAGAAGTACACTTAACAAACAATTCCCGTCCACTGATATCTAAAATACGTTTTATTATCATACAATAATAATATCGATAACTtcttataatatatataaataattgattACGAGATTTACAATCTTCTATATAAAAAAATTACTCAATAGCTGTTTTagaattattaatatatattactTACTAAATAATTCATGAACCGACTCCATCACCCTATTGgaagaaataaaaaataaaatttaatataacTCGTACTTTACACGGATTATCATACTAATTTTAGATTATATTTGAAAATTTATACTTTTATATATGCGTGCACACTATTAATTaaaatttggaacaaaatatttatattttaatcaTCATAGTTTAGAATTTAATAAGCACGTCTACATAATTTAGTCTTAAAATCAATAAAAAATGTGTACATTGTATGCATCagttatttaaaaaaaaattagaaattttgattcaaaattatattcaattttaaaataaattcgGATAAAGTATAATTTATCcaaaattttattcaaaaatttaataaaaatattataaaattcgGATTTATACCGGGTTAGGCTAGTTTTTATCGAAAATTGGGCTTTTACAATATGATACTCAATTTTTGTGAAAAATATGTGATTTCTTAAGACAGACCAATAATATCTAATCGGAATTTTTTCTGAACGGATTTTTCGTGCTATCTTTGGTCCCGATTACCAGCTGTAAGTTACCTTTGTTATTTTACTGCTAAGTGTTGGATATTCTGTTTTAGGCTCCGTTTGGGAGTGTTGTTAAAAATAAAGTGCTGGTGGAAAAAATGCTGTCAGGaaaattagatgactgtttggtatTTTTGTTAATTTATGAATGTTTTGAGATACAATAtgtaaaaataatatttttgagaagaTTTGATTGTTAAACTGATATCTATTTTCATTAAAAGTTGAAaacaatttttttcaaaaatatgaGGATATATTTTTACTAACAGCAGTTTTTAGACCAAAAGCGTTTTTCCACAGTTTATAAAATTTACCAAACACTAATAAGTTTTCAGCAAAAAAGCTTCTGTAGCTGTGTGCAAATACCAAATCGAGTCTTAGGGGGTGTTTGTTTCAATAAATCTGGGTATGAGGTATGAGGTTGGAATGGATAAAACTCATACCATGTGTTTGGTTAAAAAAATTTTGTTTTAAAACTCATTCCTGAAACCCATGAGTTATGGGGTTTAGAAACTCATGTGAATAGGTGGGTATGAGCTAAATCAAACTTTTGGGtatcatttttattattttctctAGTCTTTCTTTTTAACTAAAGTATAATTCTTTTTTTAGCTCTAGTTTTAATATTGATGAATAAAAAATGTGAatgtataattaatttttttaaatactacgtaaaaatatttataaactcATATTTTAgtaagaaaaattatcaaaaatactagctttttttatttatttcttttagcAATTTTACTATCTTCTAATTTTTTTGGAAAAAATATagaatcaaccaaaatcaagcAGACATACAATTAGTTGAATCAAATTTTTTTTGTTGTATTTGAGGTTACATGGAGTGGCATAAATTCGTCGAAAATTGCATCTAATTGAATCAAGTGCATTAAACAGTATTTTCGTAAAAAAATTGGAAAATAgcatttttttaaataaaaaaatatttttccaattttttttaaaaattatagtATATTTGTAAAAATATCTTTAGCCTTagatatttttcaaaaaaattatatttttagccTTACTAATTATGATTGTCAAGTGATCGTGTATAATTTTAgatattaatattaaaataattaattaacaaaaaataataattaaatgtcTTTTGATTCTTGATTCCAATTAGTTTATGAACGAGATATATTCTCATCCTATTTTGAACCAAACAGGTGATATCAAGTATCAAGTTCCAAACCCATATCAGCTTAACCTGATTCCTGATTTCAACCCGATACCACCCAACGAACCAAACGACCCCTTAATAACTCTAGTCTCGAGTAAAAACTCTTTGTTTATGCACAGTAATACAAGAGCTTACAGCTGGGGGGGACACGTGGGGGTGAGATGGGAATCCTCAGCTATCACCCCGGCATCACCGTCGtgataaattttaatttataattttgtGTGCGCTGATAATTGTATACAGTAATATATTTTtcatattattttgtttatcttaatttaatagtataattttatAGTCATATTATATTTTATCCCGAATCCCATTATATCAACTAAAGTTAATTATGTCAACCAaaactaattaattaaatttttaattttaattttgtgtgtgttgatcaattgtataatatatttttcctaaaagaataatatatattattttgtttatcctaattcaataatataattttatagCCGGATTTCGTTTTAGCCCAAGGCCCATTATATCAACAAAAGCCaattaaatatatttagtttgcttaaatttattttagttaGAAATATCAATTAGCataatataaaattcgatataaTAGAATTAAAATTGGTAGAAGAAATTAATTTAAATTGTTAAAACAAGTTAACTTTAAAATTAATTAGAGTGATATATAGTgggatataaaatagaatttaaattggtgGAGAAAActgactttaatatcaattaaaattagaattgacTTCCCAacattaatttaaattaaaataaataggtaAGGACAGATAAGTAATTTTAGCAAGTATCGACtacaaaatttttaatatttcgtttattataatataatatatacatGAACAGCATAGATGTGTGTACGAGCTTTATCGTAGAACTCAGGTTAATCCTGTCTTCCGGAGTTTCAAGTTGCAACTTGCAAATAAAGGTTTTAACATcgaataatatatttttaaataaaaaaactGGTTGAAGTAAGTTTCCTGAAGTTAAGAAagatttaataataaaaaaattatgatttaaaactcggtcgatttttttaaaaattgtcgATAAATTGATCAAAATTAATTTGTCCGATTTTACCGATTCCTGATAAATCGTCGATAAAACATCCGGGTTTTTAAAAATCGTCTGATAAATCTTAAATTGATATCTCAACAAAATATTTCTGATTTCCGAAATGTGTAAACATTAaaatctatatattataaattgcTGGATAACCCTTTCCTAAGGTTTGGTATTCATATTTTGGTTCGGATAtgatttttaactttaatttgacCCAACTATCCATTTTTAGGTTTGGTATCATATTAGGTTCATAAAAGATCATGTACTTATTATGACCCATTTTAATTATTATGACCCATTTTAATTATAGAAACTTTACAatacaattttaaatatgaattgtgttatttatggtaaatttttttgaaaaccacttatggtaagtttttaatacaaatttgaagtaaaattaaaattttaacagatatatttatagaaattatctcataaatatataacataaaaataacaTATGTAACGGAATTagttcttaaataaatttatcataatatgtagatgtaatacacttattatatagataatttaatctttcataatcatattattcaatttaaattataaatatatttatttattttattaaataatttttgagctCACCGTGTGCAAAGCACGGGCTATAAACTAGTAATGTATAAATACATGAATATATTTCTATTTTGTGTACAAGAATATACATTTATcttaaaaaatatgataaatagCAGGCACAAATCACGATTTGCTCCGAAATAAATTACATTGACAACATTAGCAAATGTGAGAATTAAATCttcataaaaaatatatttttcaataCATTTTCCACAACAGACAATATTACAAATATTGTTAAACAGTTTTCTGAATTTAGGTATTTTTATCaacaatttttaataaaataacaATTTAAACCGCAATACCAAGTCAAACAATCCaaaatgatttaaagtagacCGAATCTTATCACTTGACCGACTAACAGACATTGGATAAGAAACCAAGAATAGCAAGGAAAATGATAAATAAGCTGATGATGATGAGTATGAAATATGAACGCTTTATTATTTGCCCATTTCCGGGCGCTTACCTCGTTTGGGCCTCTGTCATCTTCTCACTCTTTGGTATCGATCGttatctttttcttttcttttttcttaaaTACAAATTTATCAATCATTATCTATTCCACCATCATGCATTCATCCCATTTCTCTAAACCTTTGTTCATTTTTACCTCAACGTAGGAAAAAAAGAATTAAAAATATACTCGTTGTCATAAAATGTGACTAATTT
This sequence is a window from Apium graveolens cultivar Ventura chromosome 9, ASM990537v1, whole genome shotgun sequence. Protein-coding genes within it:
- the LOC141683508 gene encoding heavy metal-associated isoprenylated plant protein 26-like, whose amino-acid sequence is MGALDHISDMFDCSGRSSHSKYKKRKQLQTVEVRVKMDCEGCERKVRRSVEGMKGVSSVDINPKQHKLTVVGYVDPDKVVARVAHRTGKKAELWPYVPYDVVDHPYAPGVYDKKAPAGYVRNTEYVDPRTSQLARASSTEVRYTTAFSDENPQACAIM